cctcctctcccctaTTAAAGACGCGCGCGGCCGAGCTGCCTGCCACCACGCGCTGCTCGCGGCCGTATTGCTGGCAGGGATAGAGCGCGCGAGCGAGGGAGAGAGAaggggggcggggcggcggagTGGCTCGGGTCTTCTtccgctcctcctcgtcctcccgcGCGCAACAGATCGGGAGACTCCGTCGCTGAGGCCGCCGCTTCTCCCGTCTGCCCTGCCTGGGTACGTCTCAAAGCCTCCCCTGCCCCCGAGCTGCGCCGGCGGTTCGGTTTCGATTTGATTTTGACGCATTGCTCGAGCTCTGCATGGTGGATCGGCGGTGGCCGCCGGAGTAGCTGTCGCCATGCGGCTGTTCTTTGGTCTTGGGAATTCCGTGGCGGTCTCTGATCTCTCGGTGGCCGCTGAATTTGTTTTCCCCTGAGCTAGTGTGGTCGTCGCATCTCGGCTCCGCTCCTAAACCCAACTACTGTAGCAGGATGCCAGAATTCTTGTCTTGGGATTTCTGAAATGTATTCAGGTTTAACTGTTCTTTCTTTAATTTTGTCACTAGAATGGATGCTCCGGCGCCCAATGCCGCTAACACGCCGCCGGCGGCGGGGACGGGGACGGAGACAGCAGCGcagccgcggcggctgccggacttCCTCCAGTCGGTGCGGCTCAAGTACGTGAAGCTGGGGTACCACCACCTCATCTCCCACGGCATGTACCTGCTGCTGTCGCCGCTCATGGCCCTGGTGGCCGTGCAGCTCTCCACCGTGTCCCCGGGCGACCTCGCCGACCTGTGGGAGCAGCTCCGGTTCAACCTCGTCTCCGTGCTCGTCTGCTCCaccctcctcgtcttcctctccacCGTCTACTTCCTCACCCGCCCCCGCCCCGTCTACCTCGTCGACTTCGCCTGCTACAGGCCGGGGCCGGAGCGCCGGTGCACGCGCCAGACCTTCATGCGCTGCTCCGAGGCCACCGGCTCCTTCACCGACGCCAACCTCGACTTCCAGCGCAAGATCCTCGAGCGGTCCGGGCTGGGCGAGGACACCTACCTGCCCCCCGCCGTGCTGCGGGTGCCCCCCAACCCGTGCATGGACGAGGCGCGCAGGGAGGCGAGCACCGTCATGTTCGGCGCCATCGACCAGCTGCTGGACAAGACCGGGGTGAGGCCCAAGGACATCGGCATCCTGGTGGTCAACTGCAGCCTCTTCAACCCGACGCCGTCGCTGTCGGCCATGGTGGTGAACCACTACGGGCTGAGGGGCAACGTCGTGAGCTACAACCTCGGCGGCATGGGGTGCAGCGCCGGGCTGCTGTCCGTCGACCTCGCCAAGGACCTGCTGCAGGTGCACCCCAGCTCGTACGCGCTGGTGGTCAGCATGGAGAACATCACCCTCAACTGGTACTTCGGGAACGACCGCTCCATGCTGGTGTCCAACTGCCTGTTCCGGATGGGCGGCGCGGCGATCCTGCTCTCGAACAAGAGATCGGACCGGCGGCGGTCCAAGTACGAGCTGGTGCACACGGTGCGCACCCACAAGGGCGCCGACGACAAGTGCTTCGGCTGCGTGACGCAGCAGGAGGACGGGGACGGCAAGGTGGGCGTGTCGCTCTCCAAGGACCTGATGGCGGTGGCCGGCGacgcgctcaagaccaacatcacGACGCTCGGCCCGCTGGTGCTGCCGCTGTCGGAGCAGCTGCTCTTCATGGCGACCCTGGTGGCCAAGAAGGCGTTCAAGGCCAAGATCAAGCCCTACATCCCGGACTTCAAGCTGGCGTTCGAGCACGTGTGCATCCACGCGGGCGGGCGGGCCGTGCTGGACGAGCTGGAGCGGAACCTGGGGCTGACGGAGTGGCACATGGAGCCGTCGCGGATGACGCTGCACCGGTTCGGCAACACGTCGAGCAGCTCGCTGTGGTACGAGCTGGCCTACAGCGAGGCCAAGGGCCGCATCGGGCGGCGCGACAGGGTGTGGCAGATCGCCTTCGGCTCCGGGTTCAAGTGCAACAGCGCCGTGTGGCGGGCGCTGCGCGCGGTGGCGCCCGAGGCGGAGGCGGAGAGGGGCAACCCGTGGGCGGCCGAGATCCACCGCTTCCCCGTCGACGTCCCCAGGGTCTCCAAGGTCGGGAGCGCCTGAGAATCCGGCCGCACTGCATGCCGCCGCTTGTCAACTTCGGTTGATGATCGCCATGGCATCTCCCTGTTTGGCGATTCGGTTGGGTATTGGATGGGGCGAAAAAATGGTGTTTGATGTGAGGTTCGGTGGTGTTTTTTAACATGATGATGATTATGATCCATCATTTGTGGGTCAGTCGGAGCTTTCTTCTCGCTTACGTTGTCCGGAACGGATTGATTGATTCCATCGATGTATCATCATGTGGATGTGgacgtgggggtgggggtgggggtgcggCGTTATATACCCAGACCCAGTGCTGTACGTGCTCTGGATTTGCTCCACTGTTGGTTCCTCGGCGCCTGTCTCGGTCGGTCTATCTGTCGCGTAATGGGGTGGTCGTACATATTGATGCGAATGTTTAACTTGTCTGCCTGACCTGGATACTTGCAAGCCGCCGGTGGTTACGCCTTGGACCCCTTAGCCCCCCGGTTGCTGCACCCTCAAGCTTCTACGAAGTGCTCCCTTCGTATCTTTTtccttcgcatataagatttgtttgACGTCGAACTTGGTAAATTTTAAGGATCccaaccgttgtgttgtccggatgAATGGGGGCGGTTTGAGGGTCGGAGAGATGCCCTTACTACTCATGTACACCTTAAAAAGACAGTCTGTCTCGATCTTTAATTGGTGATCGGCGAGAGGTCGGCTTCCAGCAGTTCCAGAGCATCAAAACATGCACGTACGGAGCCTGCGGCGAGATGAGAAGATGCATTTCCGGCGTAGACGCGTAGGATTTTGTACTGGCGGCGAGAAGGAAGGAAGCATCAACCTTCAGTTTCATCACCCAGTTTGGTTCCGGAGCAGTCCATGCAACCTAGCTGAGCATCAATTTTTTGGCCGTGGACGGTGGATCGTGCTCTTCTATGCTCGGCTCCCCGGTGCGGTGACCGGTGATCGGCCAGGCACCGTAAAACACGCGCGTCAAATCGATTGTGCGGTGGCG
This portion of the Triticum dicoccoides isolate Atlit2015 ecotype Zavitan chromosome 7A, WEW_v2.0, whole genome shotgun sequence genome encodes:
- the LOC119331577 gene encoding 3-ketoacyl-CoA synthase 11-like, which produces MDAPAPNAANTPPAAGTGTETAAQPRRLPDFLQSVRLKYVKLGYHHLISHGMYLLLSPLMALVAVQLSTVSPGDLADLWEQLRFNLVSVLVCSTLLVFLSTVYFLTRPRPVYLVDFACYRPGPERRCTRQTFMRCSEATGSFTDANLDFQRKILERSGLGEDTYLPPAVLRVPPNPCMDEARREASTVMFGAIDQLLDKTGVRPKDIGILVVNCSLFNPTPSLSAMVVNHYGLRGNVVSYNLGGMGCSAGLLSVDLAKDLLQVHPSSYALVVSMENITLNWYFGNDRSMLVSNCLFRMGGAAILLSNKRSDRRRSKYELVHTVRTHKGADDKCFGCVTQQEDGDGKVGVSLSKDLMAVAGDALKTNITTLGPLVLPLSEQLLFMATLVAKKAFKAKIKPYIPDFKLAFEHVCIHAGGRAVLDELERNLGLTEWHMEPSRMTLHRFGNTSSSSLWYELAYSEAKGRIGRRDRVWQIAFGSGFKCNSAVWRALRAVAPEAEAERGNPWAAEIHRFPVDVPRVSKVGSA